From a single Cotesia glomerata isolate CgM1 linkage group LG6, MPM_Cglom_v2.3, whole genome shotgun sequence genomic region:
- the LOC123266750 gene encoding uncharacterized protein LOC123266750 — MINIIDRLISVNQKLNISADSYSKDFLSYFIVITNFLVSLVKILLELPNSSIRTVLSTNFANVVCSWIIVQFTLLLGIVGKQIKAVNLSIKKMNDIRSDLAQIPALRVNRLLEDESACRDINNIKRIYIELSEISGEINNLYGLTVLISLLLFGFDAIVSLHIIFILPPPKAFSLFLFHIATGLIAPWGIFLFLVLTSAVSKTTDLSKKTGQIISLLSNRRPINPKFKEQLYKFSNDLSHFKVEFSAYGALPLDRDFLGIAAGTIATFLTIIIQGADVN; from the exons ATGATAAACATTATTGACCGGTTGATCAGTGTCAATCAAAAATTGAACATAAGTGCGGATTCTTACTCGAAAGATTTTTTGAGTTACTTCATTGTCATCACTAACTTCTTAGTTTCACTTGTGAAGATTCTGTTAGAGCTGCCAAATTCTTCCATAAGAACCGTTCTGTCCACAAATTTTGCTAATGTTGTCTGCAGTTGGATAATTGTTCAATTCACTCTGCTTTTGGGCATTGTCGGCAAGCAGATCAAGGCGGTCAATTTATCTATTAAGAAAATGAACGATATCAGGAGTGATCTTGCTCAAATTCCTGCATTGAGGGTCAATAGATTGTTAGAGGATGAATCCGCTTGTCGAGACATCAATAATATCAAGAGAATTTACATTGAATTGTCGGAAATTTCTGGAGAAATAAACAATCTGTATGGACTAACTGTTTTGATTTCTCTACTGCTCTTTGGATTCGATGCTATTGTCAGTTTACACATTATTTTCATACTGCCTCCTCCAAAAGCATTTAGTCTTTTTCTTTTCCACATTGCGACAGGATTGATTGCTCCTtggggaatttttttgtttttggtgCTAACTTCTGCAGTTTCCAAAACTACCGATCTG AGTAAAAAAACAGGGCAAATTATTAGCTTACTGTCAAATCGACGTCCGATAAATCCGAAATTCAAGGAacag CTGTATAAATTTTCCAATGATCTTTCGCATTTTAAAGTAGAGTTTTCTGCTTATGGAGCCTTGCCATTGGATCGAGATTTCTTAGGAATT gCTGCTGGAACTATTGCAACGTTTCTAACCATAATTATTCAAGGAGCAGATGTTAATTGA